One segment of Theobroma cacao cultivar B97-61/B2 chromosome 9, Criollo_cocoa_genome_V2, whole genome shotgun sequence DNA contains the following:
- the LOC18587822 gene encoding UPF0057 membrane protein At4g30660 — MPSRCEICCELLIAVLLPPLGVCLRHGCCSVEFCICLLLTILGYVPGIIYALYAIVFVDRDEYFDEYRRPLYYSSA; from the exons ATGCCTTCTCGCTGCGAAATTTGCTGTGAGCTCCTGATCGCGGTTTTGCTCCCTCCCCTGGGGGTTTGCTTAAGGCATGGTTGTTGCAGC GTGGAGTTCTGCATTTGTCTGCTGTTGACGATTCTGGGATACGTACCTGGGATAATCTATGCTCTCTACGCCATTGTTTTTGTGGATCGGGATGAGTACTTTGATGAGTACAGGCGTCCACTCTATTATTCCAGTGCCTAG
- the LOC18587826 gene encoding serine carboxypeptidase 24 isoform X1 — protein MAATGQSKAFVISISYLFFSSLIGIILAAVPKQQELDRISSLPGQPPVTFSQFSGYVTVNEKHGRALFYWLTEAITVPEKKPLVLWLNGGPGCSSVAYGASEEIGPFRINKTGSSVYLNKYSWNKEASILFLESPAGVGFSYTNISSNLEDSGDSRTAQDALMFLIRWMSRFPQYKHREFYIAGESYAGHYVPQLAKKIHDYNKAYSHPIINLKGFIVGNAVTDNYYDSIGTVAFWWSHSMISDRTYKAIMKHCNFTAEKSSQKCDDAVSYAMNHEFGDIDQYSIYTPSCLALTNNSARHIRLKNTLLHRRVSGYDPCTENYAEKYYNRPDVQKAMHANTTGIPYKWTACSDVLIKNWKDSENSVLPIYKELIAAGLRIWVFSGDTDSVVPVTATRFSLSHLNLHIKTPWYPWYSGNQVGGWTEVYQGLTFATVRGAGHEVPLFQPKRAFILYKSFLAGKELPKS, from the exons ATGGCAGCAACGGGTCAAAGCAAAGCCTTTGTCATCTCAATATCTTACCTGTTCTTCTCTTCACTCATCGGCATTATTCTTGCTGCTGTGCCAAAACAACAAGAACTCGATCGAATTTCATCTCTTCCAGGACAACCGCCAGTGACATTTTCTCAGTTTTCAGGCTACGTTACTGTCAATGAGAAACATGGTCGAGCTCTCTTCTACTGGCTGACGGAAGCCATTACAGTTCCAGAGAAAAAACCTCTAGTTCTTTGGCTCAATGGAG GGCCAGGTTGCTCATCAGTGGCATATGGAGCATCAGAGGAAATTGGACCATTTCGGATTAATAAAACTGGTTCCTCCGTTTATCTCAACAAGTATTCATGGAATAAAG AAGCAAGTATTCTGTTCCTTGAGTCACCTGCTGGAGTTGGATTCTCTTACACAAATATAAGCTCCAATCTTGAAGACTCCGGAGACAGTCGGACAG CTCAGGATGCTCTAATGTTTCTCATCAGATGGATGTCAAGATTTCCACAATACAAACACAGAGAATTTTACATTGCTGGAGAAAGTTATGCAG GACATTATGTTCCCCAGTTGGccaagaaaatccatgacTACAACAAAGCCTATTCGCACCCAATCATCAATCTTAAAGGATTTATT GTTGGAAACGCTGTTACTGACAATTACTATGACAGCATTGGGACTGTTGCATTTTGGTGGAGCCACTCCATGATATCAGATAGAACCTACAAAGCCATCATGAAACATTGCAATTTCACAGCAGAGAAAAGTTCACAAAAATGTGATGATGCTGTCAGTTATGCCATGAACCACGAGTTCGGAGACATCGATCAATACAGCATTTATACCCCATCTTGCTTGGCGTTAACAAATAACTCAGCCAGGCATATAAGgctcaaaaatactcttttgcATAGACGGGTTTCGGGGTATGATCCGTGTACTGAAAACTATGCTGAGAAATACTATAATCGGCCCGACGTGCAAAAGGCTATGCATGCAAATACAACTGGGATTCCTTATAAATGGACTGCTTGCAG TGATGTTCTCATCAAAAACTGGAAGGATTCAGAAAACTCTGTCCTACCAATATACAAAGAGCTGATTGCAGCTGGTCTAAGAATATGGGTTTTCAG CGGTGACACAGATTCAGTTGTACCTGTGACTGCCACCAGGTTTTCCCTCAGCCACCTCAACCTCCACATCAAAACTCCTTGGTATCCGTGGTACTCTGGCAACCAG GTTGGAGGATGGACAGAAGTTTATCAAGGACTAACTTTTGCTACAGTCAGAGGAGCTGGCCATGAAGTTCCTCTATTCCAACCCAAGAGAGCTTTCATTCTTTACAAATCGTTTTTGGCAGGGAAAGAATTGCCAAAGTCTTAA
- the LOC18587820 gene encoding shikimate O-hydroxycinnamoyltransferase has translation MEITVKGSSLVRPAKETPKESHWVSNLDMVATPYYVPLVYFYKPNGSSDFFKGQVLKEALSKTLVPFYPMAGRLGSDENGRFEIICNAEGVLWVEAETTCAVDDLGNFAPSLKLRQLVPTVDYSKDTFSHPLFMAQVTAFKCGAVSLGIGIHHTLVDGTAFLHFFNSWSEIARGLPLIRVAPLIDRTLLRARVPPTPRFHHAEYDPPPPLNTSMSIFNSHPKPKPSSVSVFKITLNQLNTLKAMSFKNENSTKYSTYTILAAHIWRCACKARGLLDDQPTKLYVPTNGRPRLHPPLPSAYLGNVTFMASSISVSGNLQSEPFMNTIERIHGTLKRVDNEYLRSALDYLEKLPDVTTARREAHTAQCPNLSIINWMRLPVHDANFGWGRPIYMGPANVVHEGKIYLLPSPTDDGSLSLVACLETSHMKPFQKHLYEGLMSFDKIRARY, from the exons ATGGAGATTACCGTAAAGGGATCAAGCCTAGTACGCCCTGCTAAAGAAACGCCCAAAGAGAGCCACTGGGTCTCAAATCTGGACATGGTGGCGACACCATATTATGTCCCCCTGGTGTACTTCTACAAACCAAATGGTTCTTCAGATTTCTTTAAAGGGCAAGTGCTTAAGGAGGCTTTAAGCAAGACTCTTGTGCCATTTTACCCCATGGCTGGGAGGTTGGGAAGCGATGAAAATGGTAGGTTCGAGATAATATGCAACGCAGAGGGAGTTCTATGGGTAGAAGCTGAAACTACTTGTGCTGTGGATGACTTGGGAAATTTTGCTCCTAGCTTAAAACTCCGGCAACTAGTTCCAACAGTTGATTACTCGAAAGATACCTTCTCTCACCCGCTGTTTATGGCCCAG GTAACTGCTTTCAAATGCGGTGCAGTCTCTCTTGGAATCGGAATTCACCACACTTTGGTGGATGGCACAGCTTTCCTTCACTTCTTCAACAGTTGGTCCGAGATAGCAAGAGGCTTGCCCCTAATCAGGGTGGCGCCACTTATTGACAGAACCCTTCTCCGAGCACGAGTGCCACCAACCCCTAGATTTCATCATGCTGAATATGATCCACCTCCTCCCTTAAACACCTCAATGTCAATCTTCAATTCTCACCCTAAGCCTAAACCCTCATCTGTATCTGTTTTTAAGATCACACTCAATCAACTTAATACCCTAAAAGCCATGTCATTCAAGAATGAAAATTCAACTAAGTACAGCACCTACACTATCCTAGCTGCACATATATGGCGTTGTGCCTGTAAAGCTCGAGGCCTCTTGGATGATCAACCAACCAAGTTATACGTGCCAACAAATGGACGCCCCAGACTACATCCTCCCCTCCCATCAGCCTACCTGGGCAATGTGACATTTATGGCTTCATCAATTTCTGTGTCTGGAAATCTCCAATCAGAACCATTTATGAACACCATAGAGCGAATTCATGGAACATTGAAAAGGGTGGACAATGAATATCTAAGATCAGCTCTTGACTACCTAGAAAAACTGCCAGATGTAACTACTGCCAGGAGAGAAGCACACACTGCCCAGTGCCCAAATCTAAGTATCATCAATTGGATGCGACTCCCTGTACATGATGCAAATTTTGGGTGGGGTCGGCCCATATACATGGGCCCGGCAAATGTCGTCCATGAAGGAAAAATATACCTACTGCCAAGTCCAACTGATGATGGGAGCCTGTCATTGGTAGCATGCCTAGAAACCTCTCATATGAAACCTTTTCAGAAGCATCTTTACGAAGGCTTAATGTCATTTGACAAAATAAGGGCTCGATATTAG
- the LOC18587819 gene encoding shikimate O-hydroxycinnamoyltransferase, translated as MKITINGSTMVRPARDTPNRRLWNSNLDLVISRYHVALVYFFYKSDGSSNFFDTQLLKESLSNLLVPFYPMAGRLGYDENGRLEIVCNAEGVLFIEAETAAPIDDLGDFAPSSKLRQLVPTVDFSGNISSFPLVLLQVTSFKHGGVSLGAAFQHTLVDGSSVCYFMNSWSNTTRGLSITVTPSIDRTLLRARVPSAPAFHHVEYDQSPPLNTSISALNSQVGPKPSSTSIFKITADQLKTLKSKATMNGNTTKTNRTTYDILTAHVWRCVCKARGLSDDQATKLYIPIDGRSKLHPPLPPGYLGNVIFIAATTALSGDLQSEPFADTIQRINRMVKRMDDKYMRSALDYIESVPDMKTLMRGAHTFQSPNLSINSWMRLPLYAADFGWGRPMHVGLANVIHEGKICIVPSPVDDGSLSLVVCLETSHMKQFEKCLYDFLLPFAKLNARY; from the exons ATGAAGATTACCATCAATGGATCAACCATGGTACGCCCAGCTCGAGACACGCCAAATCGACGCCTGTGGAACTCGAATTTGGACCTGGTAATATCCAGGTATCATGTTGCCTTGGTGTACTTCTTCTACAAATCCGATGGTTCTTCCAATTTCTTTGACACCCAATTGCTTAAGGAGTCTCTGAGTAACCTTCTCGTCCCGTTCTATCCCATGGCTGGGAGATTGGGATATGATGAAAATGGAAGACTCGAGATAGTCTGCAACGCTGAGGGAGTATTATTCATAGAGGCTGAAACTGCTGCTCCCATAGATGACTTGGGCGATTTTGCACCGAGTTCGAAACTTCGGCAGCTGGTTCCAACAGTCGACTTCTCTGGAAATATCTCTTCTTTTCCACTCGTTTTGTTACAG GTGACAAGCTTCAAACATGGAGGGGTTAGTCTTGGTGCTGCATTTCAACATACTTTGGTGGATGGGTCATCAGTCTGTTATTTCATGAACAGTTGGTCTAACACAACCCGAGGCTTATCCATTACTGTTACCCCATCCATTGACCGCACCCTTCTCCGAGCCCGGGTGCCATCAGCTCCTGCATTTCACCATGTCGAATACGATCAATCTCCTCCCTTGAACACATCTATTTCAGCTCTGAATTCTCAAGTTGGTCCTAAACCTTCATCTacttctattttcaaaatcactgcCGATCAGCTGAAAACCTTAAAATCCAAGGCAACCATGAATGGCAACACGACAAAAACAAATCGTACCACATACGATATCCTGACTGCACACGTATGGCGTTGCGTGTGCAAAGCTAGGGGCCTCTCGGATGATCAAGCAACCAAGTTGTACATTCCAATCGATGGACGGTCCAAACTACATCCACCTCTCCCACCAGGCTACCTTGGCAACGTGATCTTCATAGCTGCAACGACTGCTCTATCAGGTGACCTCCAATCCGAACCATTTGCGGATACAATACAAAGAATCAACAGAATGGTAAAACGGATGGACGACAAGTATATGAGATCAGCTCTTGACTACATAGAAAGTGTACCTGATATGAAAACTCTTATGCGAGGAGCACATACTTTTCAGTCCCCGAACCTTTCTATCAATAGCTGGATGCGGCTTCCGTTATATGCTGCAGATTTCGGATGGGGTCGCCCCATGCACGTGGGGTTGGCAAATGTAATCCACGAAGGAAAGATATGTATAGTACCAAGCCCGGTTGATGATGGGAGCTTGTCGTTGGTGGTATGCTTGGAGACATCCCATATGAAACAGTTTGAGAAGTGTCTTTATGATTTCTTACTGCCATTTGCAAAACTAAATGCTCgttattaa
- the LOC18587824 gene encoding uncharacterized protein LOC18587824 translates to MKKLKGVAAAVAAMEYSPYATYEDQRTRFKHQSLMQDFEDLHKETEAMRKKLQMMKEQKLTLLAEVRFLKRRHKFLMQNQSSNTPAQKNIVQPQNLVIRSKSNMKEKKSTGKERTMQRLATGFDLNQKGKTYSEKETTFTHPSLMFDLNQKQQKILNGKEVTLLRSSLPVLDLNQRERVYSGKEATARSMTPIFDLNQISREEEELQASDNSMRIEEFKKSSMRIGADEQHNDIKISACRNTGNGPNRVAKRKITWQDPVALRV, encoded by the exons ATGAAGAAGCTGAAAGGGGTTGCTGCTGCTGTTGCTGCTATGGAGTATTCTCCATATGCTACGTATGAGGACCAAAGGACCAGGTTCAAGCACCAGAGCCTTATGCAAGACTTTGAAGACTTGCACAAG GAAACAGAGGCCATGAGAAAGAAGTTGCAGATGATGAAAGAGCAAAAATTGACCCTGTTGGCTGAAGTCCG GTTTTTGAAACGGAGGCACAAGTTCTTGATGCAAAACCAATCTTCAAACACACCAGCCCAAAAAAACATTGTGCAACCACAGAATTTGGTGATTAGAAGTAAATCAAatatgaaggaaaagaaatctACCGGAAAGGAACGAACTATGCAACGCCTAGCTACAGGTTTTGATTTGAACCAAAAGGGAAAGACTTACAGTGAAAAGGAAACCACTTTCACTCATCCTTCTCTGATGTTTGACTTAAACCAGAAGCAGCAGAAAATTTTGAACGGAAAGGAAGTTACTTTGCTGCGAAGTTCTTTACCAGTTCTTGACTTAAACCAGAGGGAAAGGGTTTACAGTGGAAAGGAAGCCACTGCTCGAAGCATGACACCGATTTTTGACTTAAACCAGATTTCG AGAGAGGAGGAAGAACTACAGGCTAGTGATAATTCAATGAGAATAGAGGAATTCAAGAAAAGTTCAATGAGAATCGGAGCTGATGAGCAGCACAATGATATTAAAATATCAGCCTGCAGGAACACTGGAAACGGGCCAAACCGAGTTGCAAAAAGAAAGATCACATGGCAAGATCCGGTGGCATTGAGGGTTTAA
- the LOC18587823 gene encoding uncharacterized protein LOC18587823: MEFKFRAVDKRPPNCFSYSSSSFNYLSGQAFRPNPRFDFNRSRPDQVQRELEKAQIREEIIASEIARRRALEAEVRREMMAEREMAAMHMARETALSFEHRLTMRLDPRRPFMHHFSNHHRWWSEERLDLLPPLPPPPPPMLPSRVTEVLDTQMKATSEGNKNKLIILAKPDPNRVVGAKRKTPPLAGELPLPLINLKKKPDEEWSCAVCQVSATSEKGLTEHLQGRKHKAKEARLRAERMEKNSNTNTTRLPKKPRKRPKVAETETDKKLTQLNKNVDGSDQKLEEREKLKNKEDELPVQKKEAERFRKKNGNANSLMKKHGLMAVDKVERTPEFRKKKRFKFWCEMCLVGAYSEVVMETHKKGKRHIARVQEHDENNAAAPATTTTTNTVTEQASPDFTQMPNDTDVVANEAKDKQMDVSETDFCNYFPVVN; the protein is encoded by the exons ATGGAGTTCAAATTCAGAGCGGTCGATAAGCGACCGCCGAATTGCTTTTCGTATTCTTCTTCAAGCTTCAATTACTTGTCGGGTCAAGCATTTCGACCCAATCCCAGGTTCGACTTCAACCGAAGCCGACCCGACCAGGTCCAGCGGGAATTAGAGAAGGCACAAATTAGGGAAGAGATAATCGCGTCGGAAATCGCACGTCGGAGAGCCTTAGAAGCCGAAGTGAGAAGGGAGATGATGGCGGAGAGAGAGATGGCGGCCATGCACATGGCGAGGGAGACGGCCTTATCTTTCGAACACAGGCTCACGATGCGGCTCGACCCTAGGCGTCCTTTCATGCATCATTTCTCTAACCACCACCGCTGGTGGAGTGAGGAGCGTTTGGATTTGTTGCCACCGCTTCCGCCGCCTCCGCCGCCGATGTTGCCTTCACGGGTGACAGAGGTTTTGGACACTCAGATGAAGGCTACTTCGGAGGGAAACAAGAATAAATTGATTATACTG GCTAAGCCTGATCCTAATCGTGTTGTTGGAGCAAAGCGGAAAACACCACCTCTTGCTGGTGAGCTGCCTCTgcctttaattaatttaaagaaGAAACCGGACGAGGAATGGAGTTGTGCTGTTTGTCAGGTCAGCGCCACAAGTGAGAAAGGTTTGACTGAACACCTACAAGGTAGGAAGCACAAGGCTAAGGAAGCAAGGCTTAGGGCTGAGAGGATGGAGAAGAACTCTAATACCAATACCACAAGATTACCAAAAAAACCCAGAAAGCGTCCCAAGGTTGCAGAGACAGAGACAGATAAGAAATTAACTCAACTTAATAAAAATGTGGATGGTTCAGACCAGAAACTGGAGGAAAGAGAAAAGTTAAAGAATAAAGAGGATGAGCTGCCGGTTCAGAAAAAGGAGGCAGAAAGGtttaggaagaaaaatgggaaTGCAAATAGCCTTATGAAGAAACATGGACTAATGGCAGTGGATAAGGTGGAGAGGACACCAGAAtttagaaaaaagaagagatttAAGTTTTGGTGTGAAATGTGTTTGGTTGGTGCATATTCTGAGGTGGTAATGGAAACTCATAAAAAGGGGAAGAGGCACATTGCTCGAGTCCAGGAACATGACGAAAACAATGCAGCCGCGCCTGctaccaccaccaccaccaatACAGTCACTGAGCAGGCATCCCCTGATTTTACTCAGATGCCAAATGACACTGATGTGGTAGCCAACGAAGCAAAGGATAAGCAAATGGATGTTTCTGAGACAgatttttgtaattattttccTGTTGTAAATTGA
- the LOC18587826 gene encoding serine carboxypeptidase 24 isoform X2, with product MAATGQSKAFVISISYLFFSSLIGIILAAVPKQQELDRISSLPGQPPVTFSQFSGYVTVNEKHGRALFYWLTEAITVPEKKPLVLWLNGGPGCSSVAYGASEEIGPFRINKTGSSVYLNKYSWNKEASILFLESPAGVGFSYTNISSNLEDSGDSRTAQDALMFLIRWMSRFPQYKHREFYIAGESYAGHYVPQLAKKIHDYNKAYSHPIINLKGFIVGNAVTDNYYDSIGTVAFWWSHSMISDRTYKAIMKHCNFTAEKSSQKCDDAVSYAMNHEFGDIDQYSIYTPSCLALTNNSARHIRLKNTLLHRRVSGYDPCTENYAEKYYNRPDVQKAMHANTTGIPYKWTACSDVLIKNWKDSENSVLPIYKELIAAGLRIWVFRFIQDCVAA from the exons ATGGCAGCAACGGGTCAAAGCAAAGCCTTTGTCATCTCAATATCTTACCTGTTCTTCTCTTCACTCATCGGCATTATTCTTGCTGCTGTGCCAAAACAACAAGAACTCGATCGAATTTCATCTCTTCCAGGACAACCGCCAGTGACATTTTCTCAGTTTTCAGGCTACGTTACTGTCAATGAGAAACATGGTCGAGCTCTCTTCTACTGGCTGACGGAAGCCATTACAGTTCCAGAGAAAAAACCTCTAGTTCTTTGGCTCAATGGAG GGCCAGGTTGCTCATCAGTGGCATATGGAGCATCAGAGGAAATTGGACCATTTCGGATTAATAAAACTGGTTCCTCCGTTTATCTCAACAAGTATTCATGGAATAAAG AAGCAAGTATTCTGTTCCTTGAGTCACCTGCTGGAGTTGGATTCTCTTACACAAATATAAGCTCCAATCTTGAAGACTCCGGAGACAGTCGGACAG CTCAGGATGCTCTAATGTTTCTCATCAGATGGATGTCAAGATTTCCACAATACAAACACAGAGAATTTTACATTGCTGGAGAAAGTTATGCAG GACATTATGTTCCCCAGTTGGccaagaaaatccatgacTACAACAAAGCCTATTCGCACCCAATCATCAATCTTAAAGGATTTATT GTTGGAAACGCTGTTACTGACAATTACTATGACAGCATTGGGACTGTTGCATTTTGGTGGAGCCACTCCATGATATCAGATAGAACCTACAAAGCCATCATGAAACATTGCAATTTCACAGCAGAGAAAAGTTCACAAAAATGTGATGATGCTGTCAGTTATGCCATGAACCACGAGTTCGGAGACATCGATCAATACAGCATTTATACCCCATCTTGCTTGGCGTTAACAAATAACTCAGCCAGGCATATAAGgctcaaaaatactcttttgcATAGACGGGTTTCGGGGTATGATCCGTGTACTGAAAACTATGCTGAGAAATACTATAATCGGCCCGACGTGCAAAAGGCTATGCATGCAAATACAACTGGGATTCCTTATAAATGGACTGCTTGCAG TGATGTTCTCATCAAAAACTGGAAGGATTCAGAAAACTCTGTCCTACCAATATACAAAGAGCTGATTGCAGCTGGTCTAAGAATATGGGTTTTCAG ATTCATACAGGATTGTGTCGCTGCATGA
- the LOC18587825 gene encoding nucleoid-associated protein At2g24020, chloroplastic, producing the protein MASTSAVTAQILNLHEATGWKKPIPSSLVLGNLNFSTNLAGKQFLSSSGRRKSGRSYKSLRVYGLFGGKKENGEKGDDAPSKAGILGNMQNLYETVKKAQMVVQVEAVRVQKELAAAEFDGYCEGELIKATLSGNQQPVRIEITEAAMELGPEKLSELVNEAYKDAHQKSVQAMKERMSDLAQSLGMPQGLGEGLKQ; encoded by the exons ATGGCTTCGACAAGTGCCGTGACTGCTCAAATATTAAATCTGCATGAAGCCACTGGCTGGAAGAAGCCCATCCCGTCTTCTCTCGTCCTTG GTAATCTTAATTTCAGTACAAATCTAGCTGGTAAGCAGTTTTTATCATCGTCAGGTCGTCGAAAATCTGGGCGTAGCTATAAATCTCTACGTGTATATGGTCTGTTTGgtggaaaaaaggaaaatggtgaGAAGGGTGATGATGCACCTTCCAAG GCAGGAATTCTTGGAAACATGCAAAACCTCTATGAGACAGTGAAGAAAGCACAAATGGTTGTCCAGGTTGAGGCTGTGCGTGTGCAAAAAGAACTTGCCGC AGCAGAGTTTGATGGCTACTGTGAAGGTGAGCTGATAAAG GCCACATTATCTGGAAACCAGCAACCTGTACGCATAGAGATTACTGAGGCAGCAATGGAATTGGGTCCAGAA AAGTTGTCTGAGTTAGTTAATGAAGCATACAAGGATGCACACCAAAAAAGTGTCCAG GCCATGAAGGAAAGGATGAGTGATCTTGCGCAAAGCTTAGGAATGCCACAAGGTCTCGGTGAGGGATTAAAGCAATGA
- the LOC18587821 gene encoding F-box protein SKIP1 produces MEGKEGTGETDTESGLISDWAELTDECLVNILSRLTFEHRWTGPMLVCKPWLNACKDPTLNSVFDLETRFDSSAESPRWWTPEFERKIDSMLRSVISWSNGNLTKILTRHCSDLSLNFAAQRCPNLQVLSIKSCPHVTDASIAQVAYHCRNLKQLDISYCYEISHESLMLIGRNCPNLTVLKRNLMNWLDPSQHVGIVPNDYLNACPQDGDTEAAAIGKFMPQLEHLEIRFSKLSAKGLGSICEGCLKLEFLDLFGCANLTSRDIVNATSSLKDLKEVKKPHLYIPRSVFHTERYGHWRLYDERFQTDVFRI; encoded by the exons ATGGAGGGTAAAGAAGGAACAGGGGAAACAGACACCGAGTCTGGACTCATCTCCGACTGGGCCGAGTTAACCGACGAGTGCCTCGTCAACATCCTTTCACGACTCACTTTCGAGCACCGATGGACGGGCCCTATGCTTGTCTGCAAACCATGGCTCAACGCCTGCAAGGATCCCACTCTAAACTCCGTGTTCGATCTCGAAACTCGGTTCGATTCCTCCGCCGAGTCACCCCGCTGGTGGACCCCCGAGTTCGAAAGAAAAATCGACTCCATGCTCCGATCCGTTATATCATGGAGCAACGGCAATCTAACCAAGATCCTTACCCGTCACTGCTCCGATCTTTCTCTCAACTTCGCCGCTCAAAG GTGTCCAAATCTCCAAGTTCTTTCTATAAAAAGCTGTCCTCACGTGACCGATGCCTCGATTGCTCAAGTAGCGTATCATTGTCGGAACCTTAAACAACTCGACATCAGTTACTGCTACGAAATATCGCACGAATCTCTGATGTTAATTGGTCGGAACTGTCCCAATCTAACGGTCCTAAAACGGAACCTGATGAATTGGTTAGACCCGTCGCAACACGTGGGAATTGTTCCCAATGATTATCTAAATGCGTGTCCACAAGATGGGGATACAGAAGCAGCTGCAATCGGGAAATTCATGCCTCAACTGGAACATCTTGAAATCAGATTCTCGAAATTATCCGCTAAAGGTCTTGGTTCGATCTGTGAAGGGTGTTTGAAACTTGAGTTTTTGGATTTGTTTGGATGTGCTAACTTGACTAGTCGGGATATTGTCAATGCGACATCGAGTTTGAAAGATTTGAAAGAAGTAAAGAAGCCGCATTTATATATACCCAGGTCAGTTTTTCATACTGAGCGGTATGGACATTGGAGATTGTATGATGAGAGGTTCCAAACTGATGTTTTCCGAATCTAG
- the LOC108663442 gene encoding shikimate O-hydroxycinnamoyltransferase, producing the protein MEITVKGSSLVRPAKETPKESHKVSNLDMVMAPYYATQVYFYKPNGSSDFFKGQVLKEALSKTLVPFYPMAGRLGSDENGRSEIICNAEGVLWVEAETTCAVDDLGNFAPSLKLRQLVPTVDYSKDTFSHPLFIGPGNCFQMRWSLSWNTNSPQFCRWHNFPSPHQQLVRDSKRLAPNQQGATY; encoded by the exons ATGGAGATTACCGTAAAGGGATCAAGCCTAGTACGCCCTGCTAAAGAAACGCCCAAAGAGAGCCACAAGGTCTCAAATCTGGACATGGTGATGGCACCATATTATGCCACCCAGGTGTACTTCTACAAACCAAATGGTTCTTCAGATTTCTTTAAAGGGCAAGTGCTTAAGGAGGCTTTAAGCAAGACTCTTGTGCCATTTTACCCCATGGCTGGGAGGTTGGGAAGTGATGAAAATGGTAGGTCCGAGATAATATGCAACGCAGAGGGAGTTCTATGGGTAGAAGCTGAAACTACTTGTGCTGTGGATGACTTGGGAAATTTTGCTCCTAGCTTAAAACTCCGGCAACTAGTTCCAACAGTTGATTACTCGAAAGATACCTTCTCTCACCCGCTGTTTATTGGCCCAG GTAACTGTTTTCAAATGCGGTGGAGTCTCTCTTGGAATACGAATTCACCACAATTTTGTAGATGGCACAACTTCCCTTCACCTCATCAACAGTTGGTCCGAGATAGCAAGAGGCTTGCCCCTAATCAGCAGGGCGCCACTTATTGA